The Pseudomonas asiatica genome has a segment encoding these proteins:
- a CDS encoding cob(I)yrinic acid a,c-diamide adenosyltransferase: MGYRLSKIYTRTGDKGETGLGDGRRVPKDHPRIEAIGEVDSLNSQLGLLLAGLAEQGLDEVSAVLAPCQHRLFDLGGELAMPSYQALNLAEVERLEAAIDVWNEELGPLKNFILPSGSALVAQAHVCRSLARSAERRCQQLNALEPLAGVGLAYINRLSDLLFVAARIIGRRQGVAEVLWQPAEKPKG, from the coding sequence ATGGGCTACCGCCTGTCGAAGATCTACACCCGCACCGGCGACAAAGGCGAAACCGGCCTGGGCGACGGGCGCCGGGTGCCCAAGGACCACCCACGGATCGAAGCGATTGGCGAGGTGGACAGCCTGAACAGCCAACTGGGTTTGCTGCTGGCGGGGCTGGCCGAACAAGGGTTGGATGAAGTGAGCGCGGTGTTGGCGCCGTGTCAGCACCGCCTGTTCGACCTGGGCGGTGAGTTGGCGATGCCCAGTTATCAGGCGTTGAACCTGGCGGAAGTGGAACGGCTGGAGGCGGCGATCGATGTGTGGAATGAAGAGCTGGGGCCGTTGAAGAACTTCATCTTGCCCAGTGGCTCGGCGCTGGTGGCACAGGCGCATGTGTGCCGGAGCCTGGCGCGCAGTGCGGAGCGGCGGTGCCAGCAGCTGAATGCGCTGGAGCCGTTGGCGGGGGTTGGGTTGGCGTATATAAACCGGCTTTCGGATCTGCTGTTCGTGGCGGCGCGGATCATTGGGCGGCGGCAGGGGGTGGCTGAGGTTTTGTGGCAGCCTGCTGAGAAACCAAAAGGCTGA
- a CDS encoding Nudix family hydrolase encodes MKRIHVVAAVIRGTDGRILIARRADTQHQGGLWEFPGGKVEEGEGVEAALARELREELGIEVSRSRALIKVSHDYPDKQVLLDVREVEAFTGEPHGAEGQPLEWVAPRDLPQYEFPEANKPIVAAARLPDQYLITPDGLEVPQMLKGIQKAVASGIRLIQLRAPDMYDPKYRDVAVDAVGLCAGKAQLMLKGPLEWLGDFPAAGWHLTAAQLRKYAANGRPFPKERWLAASCHSAEELAFAEQMGVDFVTLSPVQATLTHPEAVPLGWDEAQRLIAGFNKPVYLLGGVGPGEREQAWEAGAQGVAGIRAFWPEI; translated from the coding sequence GTGAAACGGATTCATGTTGTAGCCGCTGTCATTCGTGGTACTGACGGCCGCATTCTGATCGCACGGCGTGCCGATACCCAGCACCAGGGCGGCCTGTGGGAATTCCCGGGCGGCAAGGTGGAAGAGGGTGAGGGCGTCGAGGCGGCGCTGGCCCGCGAGCTGCGCGAGGAGCTGGGCATCGAGGTAAGCCGTTCGCGCGCACTGATCAAGGTCAGCCACGACTACCCGGACAAGCAGGTGCTGCTGGACGTGCGCGAAGTCGAGGCGTTCACCGGCGAGCCGCATGGCGCCGAGGGTCAGCCGCTGGAATGGGTTGCCCCACGTGATTTGCCCCAGTACGAATTCCCCGAGGCCAATAAACCGATCGTTGCAGCCGCGCGCCTGCCGGACCAGTACCTGATCACCCCCGATGGCCTGGAAGTGCCGCAGATGCTCAAGGGCATCCAGAAGGCGGTGGCCAGCGGCATTCGCCTGATCCAGTTGCGTGCCCCGGACATGTACGACCCCAAGTACCGCGATGTGGCGGTGGATGCGGTCGGCCTGTGCGCGGGCAAGGCGCAGTTGATGCTCAAGGGGCCGCTGGAGTGGCTGGGTGACTTCCCAGCCGCAGGTTGGCACCTGACGGCTGCACAACTGCGCAAGTATGCCGCCAACGGCCGGCCGTTCCCCAAGGAGCGCTGGCTGGCGGCGTCCTGCCACAGTGCCGAAGAGCTGGCGTTTGCGGAGCAGATGGGCGTGGACTTCGTCACCTTGTCGCCGGTGCAGGCAACCCTGACACACCCTGAGGCGGTGCCGCTGGGGTGGGACGAGGCACAGCGGTTGATTGCCGGGTTCAACAAGCCGGTCTACCTGCTGGGTGGGGTAGGGCCGGGTGAGCGCGAGCAGGCCTGGGAAGCGGGGGCACAGGGTGTGGCCGGGATCCGGGCGTTCTGGCCTGAGATCTGA
- a CDS encoding glutathione S-transferase family protein — protein MSYHLIIGDKLYSSWSLRGALALELAGVPYEETLIKLNQPDTRQRILAFSATGKVPLLKTEHGVIADSLAIAEYLNERHPDAQLWPADVAARAQARSACAQMHSGFFALRGAMPFDLSRDQALDSVPLEVQIDIDRIVALWSECRLVAKDSGPFLFGKPSLADAFFAPVAVRLRTYRVEVPAEAAAYIETIYQWPAFQAWQQAGLAEREG, from the coding sequence ATGAGCTATCACCTGATCATCGGCGACAAGCTGTATTCCTCCTGGTCGCTGCGTGGCGCCCTGGCCCTCGAGCTGGCTGGCGTGCCTTACGAAGAAACACTGATCAAACTCAACCAGCCTGACACCCGTCAGCGCATCCTCGCCTTCTCTGCCACCGGCAAGGTACCGCTGCTCAAGACCGAGCACGGTGTCATCGCCGACTCGCTGGCCATTGCCGAATACCTCAACGAACGCCACCCCGACGCCCAGCTGTGGCCTGCCGACGTGGCGGCCCGGGCCCAGGCCCGTTCGGCCTGCGCGCAGATGCACAGCGGCTTCTTCGCCCTGCGCGGTGCCATGCCGTTCGACCTGTCGCGCGACCAGGCGCTGGACAGCGTGCCGCTGGAGGTTCAAATCGATATCGACCGTATCGTTGCACTGTGGTCCGAATGCCGCCTGGTGGCCAAGGACAGCGGCCCGTTCCTGTTCGGCAAGCCGAGCCTGGCCGATGCCTTCTTCGCCCCGGTGGCCGTACGCCTGCGCACCTACCGCGTGGAAGTGCCTGCGGAGGCGGCGGCCTATATCGAAACCATTTACCAGTGGCCGGCCTTCCAGGCCTGGCAGCAGGCTGGCCTGGCGGAGCGTGAAGGGTGA
- the argJ gene encoding bifunctional glutamate N-acetyltransferase/amino-acid acetyltransferase ArgJ: MAVGLGPLPTLHPVPGFELGIASAGIKRPGRKDVVVMRCAEGSSVAGVFTLNAFCAAPVILSKQRVQGTVRYLLTNTGNANAGTGAPGLAAAERTCAKLAELAGVPAESVLPFSTGVIGEPLPVEKIEGALQAALDNLSENHWAEAATGIMTTDTLPKGASRQFQHDGVTVTVTGISKGAGMIRPNMATMLGYIATDAKVAPAVLKDLMLDGANKSFNRITIDGDTSTNDCCMLIATGKANLPEVTEASGALFEALKKAVFEVCMEVAQAIVRDGEGATKFVTVQVNGGGNHQECLDVGYAVAHSPLIKTALFASDPNWGRILAAVGRAGVPELDVSLIDVYLDSVCIASKGGRSPSYTEDQGAKVMAQEEITIRIELGRGQCSETIWTTDLSHEYVKINAEYRT; this comes from the coding sequence ATGGCTGTTGGTCTTGGTCCTTTGCCCACCCTGCACCCGGTTCCGGGTTTTGAACTCGGCATCGCTTCTGCCGGCATCAAGCGCCCGGGGCGCAAGGATGTGGTGGTCATGCGCTGCGCCGAAGGCTCCAGCGTGGCTGGCGTGTTCACCCTCAACGCCTTCTGCGCAGCGCCGGTGATCCTGTCCAAGCAGCGTGTGCAGGGCACCGTGCGCTACCTGCTGACCAACACCGGTAACGCCAACGCCGGCACCGGCGCGCCAGGCCTGGCCGCCGCCGAGCGCACCTGCGCCAAGCTGGCCGAACTGGCTGGCGTACCGGCCGAGTCGGTACTGCCGTTCTCCACCGGCGTAATCGGCGAGCCGCTGCCAGTCGAGAAGATCGAAGGCGCGCTGCAGGCCGCCCTCGACAACCTGTCGGAAAACCACTGGGCTGAAGCCGCCACCGGCATCATGACCACCGACACCCTGCCCAAGGGCGCCAGCCGCCAGTTCCAGCACGATGGCGTGACCGTTACCGTCACCGGCATCAGCAAAGGTGCAGGCATGATTCGCCCGAACATGGCTACCATGCTCGGCTACATCGCCACCGACGCCAAGGTTGCCCCAGCGGTACTCAAGGACCTGATGCTGGACGGCGCCAACAAGTCGTTCAACCGCATCACCATCGATGGCGACACCTCGACCAACGACTGCTGCATGCTGATCGCCACCGGCAAGGCCAACCTGCCGGAAGTCACCGAGGCCAGCGGCGCATTGTTCGAAGCGCTGAAGAAGGCGGTGTTCGAAGTGTGCATGGAGGTGGCCCAGGCCATCGTCCGTGACGGCGAAGGCGCCACCAAGTTCGTTACCGTGCAGGTCAACGGCGGTGGCAACCACCAGGAGTGCCTGGACGTCGGCTACGCCGTGGCCCACTCGCCGCTGATCAAGACTGCGCTGTTCGCTTCCGACCCCAACTGGGGCCGTATCCTCGCTGCCGTTGGCCGTGCCGGTGTACCGGAGCTGGATGTGAGCCTGATCGATGTGTACCTGGACAGCGTGTGCATTGCCAGCAAAGGCGGCCGCAGCCCGAGCTACACCGAAGACCAGGGCGCCAAGGTAATGGCCCAGGAAGAGATCACCATCCGCATCGAGCTGGGCCGTGGCCAGTGCAGCGAAACCATCTGGACCACCGACCTGTCCCACGAGTACGTGAAGATCAACGCCGAGTACCGTACCTGA
- the secA gene encoding preprotein translocase subunit SecA, with the protein MFAPLLKKLFGSKNEREVKRMLKTVNIVNALEEKMVALSDEQLRGKTAEFKERLAKGETLDQLLPEAFAVAREAGKRVMGMRHFDVQLIGGMTLHEGMIAEMRTGEGKTLVGTLAVYLNALSGKGVHVVTVNDYLARRDANWMRPLYEFLGLSVGIVSAFQPPEEKRAAYASDITYGTNNEFGFDYLRDNMAFSQDEKFQRELNFAVIDEVDSILIDEARTPLIISGQAEDSSKLYIEINRLIPRLTQHIEEVEGQVTQEGHFTIDEKSRQVELNEAGHQFIEEMLTQSGLLAEGESLYSAHNLSLLTHVYAGLRAHKLFHRNIEYIVQDGQVLLIDEHTGRTMPGRRLSEGLHQAIEAKENLNIQAESQTLASTTFQNYFRLYTKLSGMTGTADTEAFEFQSIYGLNVMVIPPNKPLARKDFNDLVYLTADEKYAAIIADIKESMKQGRPVLVGTATIETSEHMSNLLKKEGIDHKVLNAKYHEKEAEIIAQAGAPGALTIATNMAGRGTDILLGGNWEAEVAALENPTAEQIAQIKADWQKRHQQVIETGGLHVIASERHESRRIDNQLRGRSGRQGDPGSSRFYLSLEDSLMRIFASDRVKNFMKALGMQSGEAIEHRMVTNAIEKAQRKVEGRNFDIRKQLLEYDDVANEQRKVIYHMRNSLLAAENIGDTIVEFRKEVLDATISQHIPPQSLPEQWDVAGLEASLASDFAMKLPIQQWLDEDDHLYEETLREKLLNEITTAYTEKEDQAGMEALRTFEKQILLRVLDDLWKDHLSTMDHLRHGIHLRGYAQKNPKQEYKRESFSLFQELLESIKRDTIRVLSHVQVRREDPVEEEARLRREAEELASRMQFQHAAAPGLESEQLNEEGAEVAVASAPVRNEQKLGRNEPCWCGSGKKFKHCHGQIE; encoded by the coding sequence ATGTTTGCGCCTTTGTTAAAGAAACTTTTTGGAAGCAAGAACGAGCGTGAAGTCAAACGCATGCTCAAGACGGTGAACATCGTCAATGCTCTCGAAGAGAAGATGGTGGCCCTCTCCGACGAGCAACTGCGGGGCAAGACCGCAGAGTTCAAGGAGCGCCTGGCCAAAGGCGAGACACTGGACCAGTTGCTGCCTGAAGCCTTCGCCGTGGCCCGTGAGGCCGGCAAGCGCGTGATGGGCATGCGCCACTTCGACGTGCAGCTGATCGGTGGCATGACCCTGCACGAGGGCATGATCGCAGAAATGCGTACCGGTGAAGGCAAGACCTTGGTCGGTACCCTGGCCGTGTACCTCAACGCATTGTCCGGCAAGGGCGTGCACGTGGTCACCGTCAACGACTACCTGGCCCGCCGCGACGCCAACTGGATGCGCCCGCTGTACGAGTTCCTCGGCCTGTCGGTCGGCATCGTCTCGGCCTTCCAGCCGCCGGAAGAAAAGCGCGCCGCCTACGCGTCCGACATCACCTACGGCACCAACAACGAATTCGGTTTCGACTACCTGCGCGACAACATGGCGTTCAGCCAGGACGAGAAGTTCCAGCGTGAACTGAACTTCGCCGTGATCGACGAAGTCGACTCCATCCTCATCGACGAAGCGCGTACCCCGCTGATCATCTCCGGTCAGGCCGAGGACAGCTCCAAGCTGTACATCGAGATCAACCGTCTGATCCCGCGCCTTACCCAGCACATCGAAGAGGTCGAAGGCCAGGTCACCCAGGAAGGCCACTTCACCATCGACGAGAAGAGCCGTCAGGTCGAGCTGAACGAAGCCGGTCACCAGTTCATCGAAGAGATGCTCACCCAGTCCGGCCTGCTGGCCGAGGGCGAGAGCCTGTACTCGGCGCATAACCTGAGCCTGCTGACCCACGTCTACGCCGGCCTGCGCGCGCACAAGCTGTTCCACCGCAACATCGAATACATCGTCCAGGACGGCCAGGTCCTGCTGATCGACGAGCACACCGGCCGTACCATGCCGGGCCGTCGTCTGTCCGAAGGCCTGCACCAGGCCATTGAAGCCAAAGAGAACCTGAACATCCAGGCCGAGAGCCAGACCCTGGCTTCGACCACCTTCCAGAACTACTTCCGCCTGTACACCAAGCTGTCCGGCATGACCGGTACCGCCGACACCGAAGCGTTCGAGTTCCAGTCGATCTACGGGCTCAACGTGATGGTCATTCCGCCGAACAAGCCGTTGGCGCGTAAAGACTTCAACGACCTGGTGTACCTGACCGCCGACGAGAAATACGCCGCGATCATCGCCGACATCAAGGAAAGCATGAAGCAGGGCCGCCCGGTGCTGGTGGGTACTGCGACCATCGAAACCTCCGAGCACATGTCCAACCTCCTGAAGAAGGAAGGTATCGACCACAAGGTGCTCAACGCCAAGTACCACGAGAAGGAAGCCGAGATCATCGCGCAAGCAGGTGCGCCAGGTGCCCTGACCATCGCCACCAACATGGCCGGCCGTGGTACCGACATCCTGCTGGGCGGTAACTGGGAAGCCGAAGTGGCTGCCCTGGAAAACCCGACCGCCGAGCAGATCGCCCAGATCAAGGCCGACTGGCAGAAGCGTCACCAGCAGGTGATCGAGACGGGTGGCCTGCACGTGATCGCTTCCGAGCGCCACGAATCGCGCCGTATCGACAACCAGCTGCGTGGCCGTTCCGGCCGTCAGGGCGACCCGGGCTCCAGCCGCTTCTACCTGTCGCTGGAAGACAGCCTGATGCGTATCTTCGCCTCTGACCGGGTGAAGAACTTCATGAAGGCGCTGGGCATGCAGTCCGGCGAGGCCATCGAGCACCGCATGGTCACCAACGCCATCGAGAAGGCCCAGCGCAAGGTCGAAGGCCGCAACTTCGACATCCGCAAGCAGTTGCTGGAATACGACGACGTGGCCAACGAGCAGCGCAAGGTGATCTACCACATGCGCAACAGCCTGCTGGCCGCCGAGAACATTGGCGACACCATCGTCGAATTCCGCAAGGAAGTACTGGACGCTACCATCAGCCAGCACATTCCGCCGCAGTCGCTGCCAGAGCAGTGGGACGTGGCCGGTCTGGAAGCTTCGCTTGCCAGCGATTTCGCCATGAAGCTGCCGATCCAGCAGTGGCTCGACGAGGACGATCACCTCTACGAAGAGACCCTGCGCGAGAAGCTGCTGAACGAAATCACCACCGCGTACACCGAGAAGGAAGACCAGGCCGGTATGGAAGCCCTGCGTACCTTCGAGAAGCAGATCCTGCTGCGCGTGCTGGATGACCTGTGGAAGGACCACCTGTCGACCATGGACCACCTGCGTCACGGTATCCACCTGCGTGGTTATGCGCAGAAGAACCCGAAGCAGGAGTACAAGCGCGAATCCTTCAGCCTGTTCCAGGAGCTGCTCGAGTCGATCAAGCGCGACACCATCCGTGTGCTGTCGCACGTTCAGGTACGCCGCGAAGACCCGGTCGAAGAGGAAGCCCGCCTGCGCCGCGAGGCCGAGGAACTGGCCAGCCGCATGCAGTTCCAGCATGCCGCTGCCCCGGGCCTGGAAAGCGAGCAACTGAACGAGGAGGGCGCCGAAGTGGCCGTTGCCTCGGCACCGGTGCGCAACGAGCAGAAGCTGGGCCGCAACGAGCCGTGCTGGTGTGGTTCGGGCAAGAAGTTCAAGCATTGCCACGGGCAGATCGAGTGA
- a CDS encoding DUF721 domain-containing protein gives MAYKPSPAQPPSALLRQVRPLRLLLNQAERLEHLQRLLESQLQPAAREHCHVASWRDGTLLLVVTDGHWATRLRYQQKRLMSALQAMEAFANLRRILYKVQPPLVPAKRGGHAAELSNNAAESLRDTAEGITDPKLRAALERLAAHAQDKR, from the coding sequence ATGGCCTACAAACCCTCTCCCGCCCAGCCGCCCTCGGCCCTGCTCCGCCAGGTCCGCCCGCTGCGCCTGCTGCTGAACCAGGCCGAACGCCTGGAGCACCTGCAGCGCCTGCTGGAAAGCCAGCTGCAACCAGCCGCCCGCGAGCACTGCCATGTGGCGTCGTGGCGCGACGGCACATTGTTGCTGGTGGTAACCGACGGCCACTGGGCAACCCGCCTGCGCTATCAGCAGAAACGCCTGATGTCGGCATTACAAGCCATGGAGGCATTCGCCAATCTCAGGCGCATCCTGTACAAGGTCCAGCCCCCGCTGGTGCCAGCCAAGCGTGGTGGCCATGCTGCGGAACTGTCCAATAACGCAGCCGAGAGCCTGCGCGATACCGCCGAGGGCATCACTGACCCCAAGCTGCGTGCAGCACTGGAAAGGCTGGCAGCTCACGCCCAGGACAAGCGCTGA
- the lpxC gene encoding UDP-3-O-acyl-N-acetylglucosamine deacetylase — translation MIKQRTLKNTIRATGVGLHSGEKVYLTLKPAPVDTGIVFRRADLDPVVEIPARAANVGETTMSTTLVNGDVKVDTVEHLLSAMAGLGIDNAYVELSASEVPIMDGSAGPFVFLIQSAGLEEQDAAKKFIRILREVTVEEGDKRATFLPFDGFKVSFEIDFDHPVLKGQTQSAVVDFSSTSFVKEVSRARTFGFMRDIEYLRKHNLALGGSVENAIVVDETGVLNEDGLRSDDEFVKHKILDAIGDLYLLGNSLIGEFKGYKSGHALNNQLLRKLIAETDAWEVVTFEDASTAPISYMRPVAAV, via the coding sequence ATGATTAAACAACGCACCCTGAAGAATACCATCCGTGCCACAGGTGTCGGTCTGCACTCCGGGGAGAAGGTTTACCTGACCCTCAAGCCTGCACCTGTTGACACCGGCATCGTCTTCCGCCGCGCCGACCTCGACCCTGTGGTCGAAATCCCGGCGCGCGCGGCCAACGTCGGCGAGACAACCATGTCGACGACGCTGGTCAACGGTGACGTCAAGGTCGATACGGTCGAGCACCTGCTCTCCGCCATGGCGGGCCTGGGCATCGATAACGCCTACGTCGAGCTCTCCGCCTCGGAAGTGCCGATCATGGATGGCAGCGCCGGACCCTTTGTATTTCTGATTCAGTCTGCCGGCCTGGAAGAACAGGACGCAGCCAAGAAGTTCATCCGCATCCTGCGTGAGGTAACCGTGGAAGAGGGCGACAAGCGCGCCACTTTCCTGCCTTTCGACGGTTTCAAGGTGAGCTTCGAGATCGACTTCGATCATCCGGTCCTCAAGGGCCAGACCCAGAGTGCGGTCGTCGACTTCTCCAGCACCTCGTTCGTGAAGGAAGTCAGCCGCGCCCGTACCTTCGGTTTCATGCGTGACATCGAGTACCTGCGCAAGCACAACCTTGCGCTGGGTGGCAGTGTCGAGAACGCCATCGTGGTCGACGAGACCGGTGTGCTCAACGAAGACGGCCTTCGTTCCGATGACGAATTCGTCAAGCACAAGATCCTCGACGCCATTGGCGACCTTTATCTGCTGGGCAACAGCCTGATCGGCGAGTTCAAGGGCTACAAGTCCGGCCACGCGCTGAACAACCAGCTGTTGCGCAAGCTGATTGCCGAAACCGATGCCTGGGAAGTGGTCACCTTCGAAGATGCCAGCACGGCACCGATCTCGTACATGCGCCCTGTTGCGGCCGTGTAA
- the ftsZ gene encoding cell division protein FtsZ: MFELVDNVPQSPVIKVIGVGGGGGNAVNHMVKSSIEGVEFICANTDAQALKNIGARTILQLGTGVTKGLGAGANPEVGRQAALEDRERIAEVLQGTNMVFITTGMGGGTGTGAAPIIAEVAKEMGILTVAVVTRPFPFEGRKRMQIADEGIRMLAESVDSLITIPNEKLLTILGKDASLLSAFAKADDVLAGAVRGISDIIKRPGMINVDFADVRTVMGEMGMAMMGTGCASGPNRAREATEAAIRNPLLEDVNLQGARGILVNITAGPDLSLGEYSDVGSIIEAFASDHAMVKVGTVIDPDMRDELHVTVVATGLGARIEKPVKVVDNTLQTAQQVYEASNPAPVRQEQPAVNYRDLERPTVMRNQAHAGAAAAAKLNPQDDLDYLDIPAFLRRQAD; the protein is encoded by the coding sequence ATGTTCGAGCTCGTAGACAACGTCCCGCAAAGCCCGGTCATCAAAGTGATCGGTGTTGGCGGTGGTGGCGGCAACGCCGTCAACCACATGGTCAAGAGCAGCATCGAAGGCGTGGAATTCATCTGCGCCAACACCGATGCTCAGGCGCTGAAGAACATCGGCGCGCGCACCATCCTGCAATTGGGCACTGGCGTGACCAAGGGCCTGGGTGCCGGTGCCAATCCGGAAGTCGGCCGCCAGGCCGCGCTGGAAGACCGTGAGCGCATCGCTGAAGTGCTGCAGGGCACCAACATGGTGTTCATCACCACTGGCATGGGCGGCGGTACCGGTACCGGTGCAGCGCCGATCATCGCCGAAGTGGCCAAGGAAATGGGCATTCTCACCGTTGCCGTGGTGACCCGTCCGTTCCCGTTCGAAGGCCGCAAGCGCATGCAGATCGCCGATGAAGGCATCCGCATGCTGGCCGAAAGCGTCGACTCGTTGATCACCATCCCCAACGAGAAGCTGCTGACCATCCTGGGCAAGGATGCCAGCCTGCTGTCCGCCTTCGCCAAGGCCGACGACGTACTGGCCGGTGCCGTGCGCGGTATCTCCGATATCATCAAGCGCCCGGGCATGATCAACGTCGACTTCGCCGACGTGCGTACCGTGATGGGTGAAATGGGCATGGCCATGATGGGTACTGGCTGCGCCAGCGGCCCGAACCGTGCCCGTGAAGCCACCGAGGCAGCGATCCGCAACCCGCTGCTGGAAGACGTCAACCTGCAGGGCGCCCGCGGCATCCTGGTGAACATCACCGCAGGCCCTGACCTGTCGCTGGGCGAGTACTCCGACGTGGGTAGCATCATCGAAGCCTTCGCCTCCGACCACGCCATGGTCAAGGTCGGCACCGTGATCGACCCGGACATGCGTGACGAGCTGCACGTGACCGTAGTGGCCACCGGCCTGGGCGCGCGCATCGAGAAGCCTGTGAAGGTGGTCGACAACACCCTGCAGACTGCCCAGCAGGTGTACGAGGCTTCCAACCCGGCGCCGGTTCGCCAGGAGCAGCCTGCGGTCAACTACCGTGACCTGGAGCGCCCGACCGTAATGCGCAACCAGGCCCATGCAGGTGCTGCTGCAGCCGCTAAACTGAACCCTCAGGATGACCTGGACTACCTCGATATCCCGGCATTCCTGCGTCGTCAGGCTGATTAA
- the ftsA gene encoding cell division protein FtsA, which translates to MANAHSGKMIVGLDIGTSKVVALVGEVGEDGTLEIVGIGTHPSRGLKKGVVVNIESTVQSIQRAVEEAQLMAGCRIHSAFVGVAGNHIRSLNSHGIVAIRDREVSLADLERVLDAAQAVAIPADQRVLHTLPQDYVIDNQEGVREPLGMSGVRLEAKVHVVTCAVNAAQNIEKCVRRCGLEIDDIILEQLASAYSVLTDDEKELGVCLVDIGGGTTDIAIFTEGAIRHTAVIPIAGDQVTNDIAMALRTPTQYAEEIKIRYACALAKLAGAGETIKVPSVGDRPPRELSRQALAEVVEPRYDELFTLIQAELRRSGYEDLVPAGIVLTGGTAKMEGAVELAEEIFHMPVRLGVPHSVRGLSDVVRNPIYSTGVGLLTYGLQKQTEDLPLTGNSSNNSYGDEPKAPVLERFKRWVQGNF; encoded by the coding sequence ATGGCAAACGCGCATAGCGGCAAAATGATCGTCGGGCTGGACATCGGCACCTCCAAGGTGGTGGCGCTGGTGGGTGAAGTGGGCGAGGACGGCACCCTGGAAATCGTAGGGATCGGTACCCATCCGTCCCGCGGCCTGAAAAAAGGCGTGGTGGTGAACATCGAGTCCACCGTGCAGTCGATCCAGCGCGCCGTGGAAGAAGCGCAGCTGATGGCCGGCTGCCGCATCCACTCGGCCTTCGTCGGCGTGGCCGGCAACCACATCCGCAGCCTGAACTCCCACGGCATCGTCGCCATCCGCGACCGCGAGGTCAGCCTGGCCGACCTGGAGCGCGTACTCGACGCCGCCCAGGCCGTTGCCATCCCGGCTGACCAGCGCGTGCTGCACACCCTGCCGCAGGACTACGTGATCGACAACCAGGAAGGCGTGCGCGAGCCGCTGGGCATGTCTGGCGTACGTCTGGAAGCCAAGGTCCACGTGGTCACCTGCGCGGTCAACGCGGCGCAGAACATCGAAAAATGCGTACGCCGCTGCGGCCTGGAAATCGACGACATCATCCTCGAGCAGTTGGCCTCGGCCTACTCGGTGCTGACCGACGATGAAAAAGAGCTGGGCGTGTGCCTGGTGGACATCGGTGGTGGCACCACCGACATCGCCATCTTCACCGAGGGCGCGATCCGTCACACTGCGGTGATCCCGATTGCCGGCGACCAGGTGACCAACGACATCGCCATGGCCCTGCGTACCCCGACCCAGTACGCCGAAGAAATCAAGATCCGCTACGCCTGCGCCCTGGCCAAACTGGCTGGCGCTGGCGAGACCATCAAGGTGCCAAGCGTGGGTGATCGCCCACCGCGCGAGCTGTCGCGCCAGGCCCTGGCCGAGGTGGTGGAGCCACGTTACGACGAGCTCTTCACCCTGATCCAGGCCGAACTGCGCCGCAGCGGCTACGAGGACCTGGTGCCGGCCGGCATCGTCCTCACCGGCGGCACCGCGAAGATGGAAGGCGCCGTGGAACTGGCCGAGGAAATCTTCCACATGCCGGTACGCCTGGGCGTGCCGCACAGCGTTCGGGGGCTTAGCGACGTGGTTCGCAACCCGATCTATTCCACCGGCGTGGGCTTGCTCACCTACGGCCTGCAGAAGCAGACCGAAGACCTGCCCCTGACCGGTAACAGCAGCAACAACAGCTATGGCGATGAACCGAAGGCTCCAGTGCTTGAACGCTTCAAACGCTGGGTCCAGGGCAATTTCTAA